One Stratiformator vulcanicus genomic window, TACTTCATCAGTACGTGATTTCAGAACGTCCTCAAATCATTGAACGCAATTTGAGGTTTTCGGTGATTGGTCGGCGCGAAGGCTTACCCGAGCATGTTCTCGACGAGATCGACCGGTCGATTGAGGCCGGTCGCGGTAACACGGGCATGCGGCTTTGCCTTGCTCTCAATTATGGTAGTCGCGCTGAAATTACCGACGCGGTTCGGCACATCGCTGCCGACGTTGCCAGCGGCGAGCTCAAACCTGATCAAATTACTGACGCAACGATCGCGGAGCGCTTGGACACCGCGAACATGCCTGACCCCGATTTAGTTATCCGAACTGCCGGCGAAATGCGCATCAGCAACTTCCTGCTCTGGCAGATCAGTTATGCGGAACTGTGGGTCACTTCGAAGTGCTGGCCTGATTTCGGCACCGACGATCTCGCAATGGCGTTTCGAGACTACGCAGACCGTGACCGACGCTTCGGCGGCTTGAGTGATTGAACGACTGGATGCTCGGACGTCGATTACTTGTCTCCGCTTTGCTGATCCCCGGCGCCATCGGGCTGTTTGTGCTCGATGCGTATCTGGGTCCGACCGCGCCGATTTTGTACCTCTTGGCGATTTCGGTTGCGGTGCGAATGGTGTGGGAGTTGGCGGGCCTGCTCCGTTCGGAACAGCCGAGCGTGACGCTTTCGAATCTCTGCGTCGTTGGGCTGATTACGGCGCACTGGATTCCTCATTTTCTGGCGGGCGAGGAGGGTTTGTCGCGCAGCCTCTCCGAAGCGATGGGGCCTTCGGCGCTGGCCTACACGTTGTGTCTACTCGTCATTCTTTCGCGGCGGGCTTTTGTCTACCGGGAACCGACGGGGCATCTGGCGACTCTCGGAGCCGAGACGCTGATCCTCAGCTACGCCGGCATGCTGATCTGCGCAACGACGCAACTGCGATGGGTCGCGGGGGCCGATCTCGGTTATCTGGCATTGGGTTCTCTCGTGATCGCCACAAAGGCTGGCGATATCGCCGGTTACGCATTCGGTCGTGCATTCGGAAGAAGTAAGCTCGCGCCTCGCCTGAGTCCTGGTAAAACGAAAACCGGGGCCGTTTGGGCGATCGTCGCCTCGTCCATCGCGACAGCGGCATGGCTTCATTGGGCGACTCCGCTGTTTTCTGCCGACGCAGCGCTCGGCCCGTGGTGGCTGTTGCTGATCTACGGCGCGGTTGTCGGCCTCGCAGGTATCGCGGGCGATTTATGCGAATCGGTCCTCAAGCGGGCAGCCGGGAAGAAAGACGCGGCAGACCTCATGCCCGGTTTTGGAGGACTACTCGACCTGATCGATAGTCCCCTGTACGCCGGACCGGTCGCTCTGTTTTGTTGGGAATTCTTACCGATCGTGAACTGAACCGACGGAAATTCATGACTTCTTAAGCAAATTCCGGCTTAACGCTTGTTTCCTTCAGCCGTCTCTCGAAAAATGCCCTAAGAGAGGTCGGCCCACCCCATTGAATGGCTTCTGAATGGCTTCGATTTCCCGATCGCTTGCAAACCGGATCGGGAACCGGCATTCCGCCTGATGAATGCAGATTGGCTGATTGCAGACTGCGCCGTCGCGGACCGCCCATTGAGAGTACGAGCGCGACCGACCTTCTTGATCACTCCGGCTTGGTTACCCTTCCGAGGGCGACGGGCCGATATTTTCGGAACCTTTGCTTTCGGTACGTCACGATTATGTCAAGCTTTCAAATTTCAGAAGAGCAAGAAGTACCCCGGCTTCTTCCGCATATCGATCTTCCCGAATACACGTTTATCACGGGTCGCGGATTGCCGCATCCTTATCGCGATCCGCGCGGGCACAGCCATCAGAAGAAGAACCGCACGCCGAAGCCTTTGAACGCCGAGGCTTGGGCAGAGAACCGGGCCTACCTGCTGGCGATCGATCTGTTCAACTACGGCTACTACTGGGAGTCACACGACGGCTGGGACCGTCTGTGCCGCGTCTCAGGCGCGGATACGGAAGTCGGCAAGTTCCTCAAAGGCTTGGTGAAGATGGCTGCGGCGGGGATGAAGGTCCGCGAGCAGAGCATTCACGGCGTCCGCCGACATGCGGCCTCGGCGGGCGAGGTGTTCGCCGACGTCGCTGCCGAAGCGGGAAATGAGTACTACTGCGGACTGGAACTGACGATGTTACAGTTCGCCGCCGATCGCGCCGCTCAACTCTCATACAAGCGAGATCTCCCGCTCGGACAACCGTTGCGGGTCTTCCCATTCCTGCTGCAGCCCGAACCAATGCCGCTGGGCTGAGCCGAAATGTCAGCTGGGAAAGCTGGGCCGATTCAAGCTTTGGCCTGCAGGTTCTCCAACCGTTTGCGTGCGTCGCGATAGTCGTATTCGATCGCCAGCACTTGGCTGTAATGGTCCTCGGCTTTGTCACGATCGTCGGCGTCTTCGGCCAGCCGTCCGAGGACGTAGTGCGACTTCAGGTAGAGCCCTTCTTCGTCATGTTCGTTGATCAATGACAGCGCTTTCTCGAATTGCTTGAGCGCCAGGGCCTGTTTGCCGTCATTCACGAAGCACTCGCCGAGCAATACGCGGGCGTCCGGTTCGATCCGGTTGTCTGCGCTGGCGCGCTGCAGCAGCGGAATCGCCTGCTCCCACTTCTTGAACATCATATAACGCTTGGCGAGATCGAACTTGATGCGGCTGTTCTGCGGATAGCGTTCGACGCGAGCGGCGAAGATTGAAATCTCTCGCTTCGCCAATTCGGCTTTGAGGGCGGTCACTTTTTTGCGAGCCGCTTCCTTGTCCTCTTCAGTTTTGAGCTGCTCTTCGGCGACCTCAATGTTTTTTCGCATTTGCTCAAGCCGAGTGTCTTCGTACTGCTCGGCAATGTTCTGATCGCCCGACATTTGGGCGGCCTCTTTATAGAGCTTCGCCGCCTCTTCCAGCCGATCCTCTCGCCGATAGTAATCGGCGAGCTTTGTTTTGAGATCGCGGTCGTCCGGCTTTTTCTTCATGGCCCGAAGCATGTCGGCTTCGTACGACTGACCGGGACCGTCGATGTCGGGCGGACTGTCGGTGTCGGCCCCATCTCCCGCGTCGGCGGCATCGTAGGCAGTCTTCGGCTGAGTGTTTCGCGATGACGTCGCGCTGCCGAGCGTACCTTCGATCATCTTTGTACTCGCCAGGGCAACGCCTTTTCGACGAGCGTTTTGGTCGTCAGGATCAATTTTGACGACCTTGTTCCAGACACTTTGAGCCCGATTGTAGTCGCCTCGTTCTTCCAGCAAGTTCGCGAGCCGACGAAGATAGCCGAGGTTTTCGCCGTCGACTTCGAGAGATTTCTCAAGCGAGAAAATCGCGACTTCTTCGTAGCCCCGTTCCTCAGCCGCTTGGGCGACATCCGAGTTGAACCCCTCGTCCCACGGATTGAGCCGCAAAGCTTTCTCCGCTTCCAGATCGAGGGCGTCCCAGTTCTTTTTCATCTTCGCCCGCTTGATCTTGCCGCGAATCCCCATCAGTTTCGGTCCGGCAAACCGCGCTCCGGTCTTGTTGTCGCCGTACTTGCGTTGCTCAGCGAACCGCAACGACTGGCGGTAAATGAGGTTATCGGGGATCAACGTCGCGCATTGCGTAAACATATCGATCGCGTAGTCCCAGTTTTCTTTGGACATCGCTTCGTTGCCGTGCTTGAAGCAGTTAGCTGCGATCGATTTCTTGTCTTGCGCCATGAACGTCAGCCATTCGAATCGGACGGGAACACTTCGCTCAAGATCGTATCA contains:
- a CDS encoding phosphatidate cytidylyltransferase, whose translation is MLGRRLLVSALLIPGAIGLFVLDAYLGPTAPILYLLAISVAVRMVWELAGLLRSEQPSVTLSNLCVVGLITAHWIPHFLAGEEGLSRSLSEAMGPSALAYTLCLLVILSRRAFVYREPTGHLATLGAETLILSYAGMLICATTQLRWVAGADLGYLALGSLVIATKAGDIAGYAFGRAFGRSKLAPRLSPGKTKTGAVWAIVASSIATAAWLHWATPLFSADAALGPWWLLLIYGAVVGLAGIAGDLCESVLKRAAGKKDAADLMPGFGGLLDLIDSPLYAGPVALFCWEFLPIVN
- a CDS encoding isoprenyl transferase, giving the protein MPAASHVTENLSEMPVPAGGDSTVAMPDRASLPRHVAVIMDGNGRWAKSRGLPRTEGHRKGAEVARKVIDQCAKAGLDQLTLFCLSSENWKRPAEELSLLMDLLHQYVISERPQIIERNLRFSVIGRREGLPEHVLDEIDRSIEAGRGNTGMRLCLALNYGSRAEITDAVRHIAADVASGELKPDQITDATIAERLDTANMPDPDLVIRTAGEMRISNFLLWQISYAELWVTSKCWPDFGTDDLAMAFRDYADRDRRFGGLSD
- a CDS encoding DUF309 domain-containing protein translates to MSSFQISEEQEVPRLLPHIDLPEYTFITGRGLPHPYRDPRGHSHQKKNRTPKPLNAEAWAENRAYLLAIDLFNYGYYWESHDGWDRLCRVSGADTEVGKFLKGLVKMAAAGMKVREQSIHGVRRHAASAGEVFADVAAEAGNEYYCGLELTMLQFAADRAAQLSYKRDLPLGQPLRVFPFLLQPEPMPLG
- a CDS encoding tetratricopeptide repeat protein; translation: MAQDKKSIAANCFKHGNEAMSKENWDYAIDMFTQCATLIPDNLIYRQSLRFAEQRKYGDNKTGARFAGPKLMGIRGKIKRAKMKKNWDALDLEAEKALRLNPWDEGFNSDVAQAAEERGYEEVAIFSLEKSLEVDGENLGYLRRLANLLEERGDYNRAQSVWNKVVKIDPDDQNARRKGVALASTKMIEGTLGSATSSRNTQPKTAYDAADAGDGADTDSPPDIDGPGQSYEADMLRAMKKKPDDRDLKTKLADYYRREDRLEEAAKLYKEAAQMSGDQNIAEQYEDTRLEQMRKNIEVAEEQLKTEEDKEAARKKVTALKAELAKREISIFAARVERYPQNSRIKFDLAKRYMMFKKWEQAIPLLQRASADNRIEPDARVLLGECFVNDGKQALALKQFEKALSLINEHDEEGLYLKSHYVLGRLAEDADDRDKAEDHYSQVLAIEYDYRDARKRLENLQAKA